CCCGGTGCGCTCGGCGTAGGCATCCACGTCCTCGCGGGTGATCACCCGGTCGCCGACGTCGGCTGCGACCAGCGCGAGATCGACGCCGAGGCGTTTCGCGTGGGCGCGCACGGGCGGGGTCGAGCGGGGCCGCTCTCCCACCGCGGGCTCGGCGACGCTCGGCGGCAGTGCATCGTGCGGAGCCGCCACGAGGACCTCGGCGTCCGCCGCCGACGCGGGGGCGGCACCGCCTCGTCTGGCGCGTCGGGCCGGACGACCGGCGGATGCGGGAGCGGCGCCGTATCCGACGAGATTGGGCTGCGTCTTCTCCTCCTGCTCGGCTCCGGCGGGTGCCGACGGCGCATCGGTCTCTTCTCCGACGACGTCGAACGCGATCAGCGGCGCCCCGACGGCCACCGTCTCCCCCGCATCGGCGTGCAGCGACGCGACGGTCCCCTCGTAGGGGGAGGGCAGTTCGACCACGGCTTTGGCCGTCTCGACCTCGGCGAGAGTCTGGTTCAGCGCTACGGCGTCACCCGGCTGCACCAGCCACTGGACGACCTCGGCTTCGGTCAGCCCCTCGCCGAGGTCGGGCAGGCGGAATTCGGCGATCACCGCTCGTCTCCCTTCGCGGTCGCCGCACTCAGGCTGTGCGGACGATCGAGCAGGCGATCGACGGCATCGAGGATGCGGTCGAGATCGGGAAGGTGGAACTTCTCGAGTTTCGCGGGCGGATAGGGGATGTCGTGTCCGGTCACGCGCACGGGCGCGGCCTCCAGGTATTCGAAGCAGTATTCCGTGATGCTCGCGATCACCTCGGCGGCCACTCCCGCCTCCCGGGAGGCCTCGTGCACGACGACCACGCGCCCCGTGCGACGCACCGAGGCCGAGACCGTCTCGTAGTCGACGGGAGAGAGCGAGCGCAGATCGATGACCTCGAGCGACACACCCTCGTCCTCCGCCGCCGCTGCTGCGTCGAGCGCCGTGCTGACCATGGCGCCGTATGTGATGATCGTCGCATCCGCGCCCTGACGCACGACGCGGGCGAGGCCCATCGGCGGGGCGTCGGCGAGGGGTGCCGACAGGTCGACCTCGCCCTTGTGGTGGTACAGGCGCTTGGGTTCGAAGAACAGCACGGGATCGTCGCACGCGATGGCCTGGCGCAGGCAGCGGTACGCGTCCTGCGGGTCGGAGACGGCGATCACGCGCAGCCCGGCGGTGTGCACGAAGTACGCCTCGGGCGATTCGGAGTGGTGCTCGGCCGCGCCGATGCCGCCCGCCCAGGGCACGCGGATCGTGATCGGCATCTTGACCCGGCCCTGCGTGCGGTAGTGCAGCTTGGCGACCTGCGAGACGATCTGGTCGAACGCGGGGTAGATGAAGCCGTCGAACTGGATCTCGACGACCGGGCGGTAGCCGCGGAATGCGAGACCGACCGCCGTGCCGACGATGCCGGACTCGGCGAGCGGAGTGTCGATCACGCGCTTCGCGCCGAACTCGTCCTTGAGACCGTCGGTGATGCGGAACACACCGCCGAGCGTGCCGATGTCCTCCCCCATGAGGACGACCTTCTCGTCGTCGAGCATGGCCTGGCGCAGCCCCGCATTCAGCGCCTTGCCCATCGTCATCATCGTCATCTCAGGCCTCCTCGAACGACGCGAGGTACGCGGCGTACTCGTCGCGCTGGCGCTCGAGTCCGGAGTGCGGCTCGGCGTAGACGCGGTCGAAGACGGCGAGAGCGGGCCGCGTCTTCATGTCGATGCACGCGGCGCGCATGTCACGGGCGACGTCGTCGGCGGCGGTGCGGACGGCTTCGAGGTGATCGTCGCCGAGTTCGCCGGCGGCGCGCAGGTGCGCCTCGAGGCGGGCGATCGGGTCTCGCTCGCGCCACAGCGCGAGCTCTGCATCGTCGCGGTAGCGCTTCGGGTCGTCGGCTGTGGTGTGCGGGCCCATGCGGTAGGTCACCGCCTCGAGGTAGGCCGGCCCCTTGCCCGAGCGCGCGTGGTCGAGCGCCCAGCGCATCGCCGCCATGCAGGCGAGCACGTCGTTGCCGTCGACGCGCAGGCTGGGGATGCCGAATCCGGGCGCACGGCCGGCGAGCGGGTACTGGGACTGCAGACCGACCGGCTCGGAGATCGCCCAGTGGTTGTTCTGGCAGACGAACACGACGGGCGCGCGATAGGACGACGCGAAGATCATCGCCTCGTTCACGTCGCCCTGGCTCGTCGCGCCGTCGCCGAAGTAGGTGACCGCGACCTCATCGGCTCCATCATGCAGGATGCCCATGCCGTACCCGACCGCGTGCAGGGTCTGCGCCCCGATGATGATCTGCAGCGGAGCGATGCCGAGTCGCGCGGGGTCGTACGCCGCGCCCTCCTCGCCGCGCCACATGCGCACGTAGTCGCCCGGTTCGGCACCGCGGGTGTACATCACCCCGGTCTCGCGGTAGCTAGGGAAGACGAAGTCGTTCGCCGCCAGTGCGCGGGCGGTTCCGATCTGCGCGGCCTCCTGGCCGTTGCACGGCGCCCAGAGACCCAGCTGGCCCTGTCGCTGCAGCGCGACGCCCTCGGTGTCGATGCGCCGCAGCACCACCATGTCGCGGTGCAGCGCGCGCATCGCCGCGTAGTCGATGTCGCCTATCCAGCGGTCGAGCAGCTGGTTGCGCACTCGGGTGCCGTCGGGAGCGAGGATGCGCTCCGTGAGTTCGAGATCGTTCTGCGCGTCGACGATCGGGCTGGTGTTCGGTGACATCGGCGTCCTCCTGACGTGGCGGCCTTCGTGGGGCATGCACGGCTTCCCGACTGCTGCGTCGGGCCTGCTCGAATGCTACGTCGGGCTGACACCTCGCTCAAGCATGTCTCCGGTTGCTGAGCATGTTGCACAATGCTCGGTTCAGGCGCCCTGCTATCGTGTGGCACTATGCCCATCCTGGATCGCACAGACCTCGAACTGCTCACCGCCCTGGCGGAGGATCCGCGCACGACCGTGGTCAAGCTCGCCGATCGGCTCCGTCTGTCTCGCAACACCATCCAGGCCCGGATGGCCCGGCTCGAGCAGACGGGCGTCTTCGAGTCGTACGAACGCTCGTTCTCGACCGAGGTGCTGGGGTTCCCGCTGCAGGCGTTCATCAGCATCGGCGTGCGTCAGACCGAGCTGCCGCGCATCATCGCCGAGCTGTCACGGGTTCCCGAGATCGTGCAGGCGCATGGGCTGAGCGGATCGATCGATCTGCTCGCTCGAGTCGCATGCCGCGACGCGCGTCACCTGTTCGACACCGACGCAAGGATCCTGTCTATCGAGGGGGTCGAGCGCACCGAGACCTCGCTCGCGATGGGCGAGGTCATCCCGTTCCGGGTCGCGGGACTCATCGGACTGGCGCGGCGGGAAGCCTGAGGAAGCGCCGGATCGCCCCTGCCGCCTCCGCCGGCGTCTCGTAGTGGATGAGGTGTCCGACCTCGGCGATCTCGACGAGCTCGGCCTGGGGGAACATCATGGCGAGGCGCCGCTCGGCCTCGATCGGCGTGATGTCGTCGCGCTGAGCCGCGATCAGCAGCGTCGGCACGTCGATCACGCCGGCGAACGCGCGCACATCGTGCGAGGCGCTGGTCACGAAGGCGTCGTGCAGCACCTCGCGATCGGCGAAGCGCGAGAAGTAGGTGTCGTGCTGATCGTGGATGAACCTGCGCAGCGCCCGGTCGCGGGTCTTGGCCATGGCCACGCTCATCGCCCGCACCGTGAGCGGATGCCGCAGCAGCGCCGTGCCCCATCGCTCGGGCAGCCTGGCGCCGAGCGCGTAGTAGAGCACGGCGATCCGGGTGAGCACGCCCTTCGGGCCCTCTAGTGCGGGTGCCCCGATGGGGTTGATCAGGATGAGGCGAGGCGTCTCGAGGCCGCC
The window above is part of the Microbacterium sp. nov. GSS16 genome. Proteins encoded here:
- a CDS encoding alpha-ketoacid dehydrogenase subunit beta, with the protein product MTMMTMGKALNAGLRQAMLDDEKVVLMGEDIGTLGGVFRITDGLKDEFGAKRVIDTPLAESGIVGTAVGLAFRGYRPVVEIQFDGFIYPAFDQIVSQVAKLHYRTQGRVKMPITIRVPWAGGIGAAEHHSESPEAYFVHTAGLRVIAVSDPQDAYRCLRQAIACDDPVLFFEPKRLYHHKGEVDLSAPLADAPPMGLARVVRQGADATIITYGAMVSTALDAAAAAEDEGVSLEVIDLRSLSPVDYETVSASVRRTGRVVVVHEASREAGVAAEVIASITEYCFEYLEAAPVRVTGHDIPYPPAKLEKFHLPDLDRILDAVDRLLDRPHSLSAATAKGDER
- a CDS encoding thiamine pyrophosphate-dependent dehydrogenase E1 component subunit alpha, whose protein sequence is MSPNTSPIVDAQNDLELTERILAPDGTRVRNQLLDRWIGDIDYAAMRALHRDMVVLRRIDTEGVALQRQGQLGLWAPCNGQEAAQIGTARALAANDFVFPSYRETGVMYTRGAEPGDYVRMWRGEEGAAYDPARLGIAPLQIIIGAQTLHAVGYGMGILHDGADEVAVTYFGDGATSQGDVNEAMIFASSYRAPVVFVCQNNHWAISEPVGLQSQYPLAGRAPGFGIPSLRVDGNDVLACMAAMRWALDHARSGKGPAYLEAVTYRMGPHTTADDPKRYRDDAELALWRERDPIARLEAHLRAAGELGDDHLEAVRTAADDVARDMRAACIDMKTRPALAVFDRVYAEPHSGLERQRDEYAAYLASFEEA
- a CDS encoding Lrp/AsnC family transcriptional regulator, whose protein sequence is MPILDRTDLELLTALAEDPRTTVVKLADRLRLSRNTIQARMARLEQTGVFESYERSFSTEVLGFPLQAFISIGVRQTELPRIIAELSRVPEIVQAHGLSGSIDLLARVACRDARHLFDTDARILSIEGVERTETSLAMGEVIPFRVAGLIGLARREA
- a CDS encoding alpha/beta fold hydrolase encodes the protein MPVTSPYAARLAEIPVERREVQVLGATTAYWVYGEAAEDAPTIVAVHGFRGEHHGLEPIVAYLPGIRIISPDLPGFGETPPIPDREHDLGLYTGWLCEFARAVAPGAIILGHSFGSIVSAAAVAGGLETPRLILINPIGAPALEGPKGVLTRIAVLYYALGARLPERWGTALLRHPLTVRAMSVAMAKTRDRALRRFIHDQHDTYFSRFADREVLHDAFVTSASHDVRAFAGVIDVPTLLIAAQRDDITPIEAERRLAMMFPQAELVEIAEVGHLIHYETPAEAAGAIRRFLRLPAAPVR